The genomic window ATTCCAGTTTTAGTTAAATATCACTTGCCAGGGAGGTGTTATGGCTTGAGGTTACTCTGCTGAAagtgttttctgcttcttgttaTAAGTTGCAAAGAACATAAAAGGTTTAAATTATTGAATTTAGATCCATCATTAAGTATTTACtactaaaatattattattttataaagttATTATTAcatcattattttaatataataagAATAATTATTAAATCTTTCTTGGTATAGAGAACAGAAGGAATTAAATAGGATATTACCAGGAAAGTCCTGTCCAGGCTTAACCAGTTGTTGACTTTTCCActtcttgcaaatatttttcaaatattacacAGAATAATTGATGTATTCCGGAAGTCTGATATATTTTCCTGTAAcaattgtttttattattattatacttTTATGAAGATGAAAATGAATGCTGGACCAAGGCAGGTGTCTGTGAAAACGGTCGTTGTGTGAATGTTGTCGGGAGCTACAGCTGTGAATGGAATGAAGGATTCCTGACAAGTCCCTCAGGCATTGAGTGTCGTGGTAAATGCCTCTTTTGTACACATTTCATCCTAAATTAAAGTGTAACGGGTGCAGAGAGTGAATTAGTACCTAACAGCTCTCAGATCTACAGCAATTAAATCATTATCCATATTAAACAGTGCTGTGatagaatataaaataatgatAGGAATGAGAAGCATCCTGAGAATATCATCTAAGTGTAGCAATCAGGGACCTCACACAGAAGTGTCTTAATTCTATAGGacttaaataaaatacaggtaTTTTTAAAGAGGGAGACTTTGGTTACCttgagataaaataaaaaactaggATGTGGAGTAAAATTGGTTTTATGTTCAGCACATGACCTTAATCACCATAATACTGCAACAAGGCATCTGAATTGTCTGTACCTTTAATTCAGACAGTGGTTGTGAACATAAAACACTATAATTTCACTAAGAGTTTGTAAGACATATTAAGAAGTTTTGGTGCAGGCCTAAAGATTAAATGCTAATGAAGGGTTTGTGTTCATCAACCTGTACTTCCTTTTCAATATTCAGACTCGCACTGTAAAATTCCTTGTTCTCGTTTTGGAAGTCAAACAGAGCTGCAAAACCTTCATTTTTCCATGACCAATTTTCAAGTGTAGGTACAATCCTGAAATAGAACAAGTAATCATTAATGTTCTTTCATCAAAGATGCTGCATCTTATGTAAGTGCTATAAAGTCAGCTCCCTGTAAATTGCCATCAATAGTGCACTGACTTCATGGCAAAGCAATAACAAGGGAAGCACAGAGTATTTCCTAAGGATTGCGAGCAGATGGGAAGGGAATGCTGCAATCTGTTAACCCCAGCCAGTCATTAAGGCCAAGGAAATACCCTGTTTGGAGGTCATTATTGCTTTTTTATATGTAACATGtaattttcttgttattttctgAAAACTCTGAGTTGGGAGGGTTTGCTCattgcagcttttccttggggTTTTCTAGTTTAGAAATGACAACACAAAATGAGGCtggcagaaaagaaacataacATTTCTTCAGAATTAAAGCACAAACGTGGAGTCATGGATTACTACCAAGCAAGTCTTACTATCACCAGATATGCCCCAGGGCACAACTTTCCTGCAAGGAAAGGTCTTatccagctcctgcaggcactgaacATTAGGAATGTCTTGAATATGTTTGGAATGGCAGAGTATTATCAGAACACACAACAAATCTGAAAGGCTAAATCAAGACAGACTTCATGGTAGCTAATTATGTAGTGCTCATATGTGTTGATGGAGAGGGAGAATAATACATCAGgtgcttcattttctgttcttctctgtTTTAATCTCTACCCTTCTTCCTCCCAGATAATCGCCGGgggttctgctttgctgaaGTTTTACAGACAATGTGTCAGATGGCTCCCAGCAGCCAGAACCTTGTCACCAGGTCTGagtgctgctgggatggaggcAGGGGCCGGGGCAACCAGTGCAAGCTCTGCCCACTGCCCGGAACCACCCAGGACAAGAAACTCTGTCCACACGGGCCAGGCTATACCACAGATGGAAGAGGTATTGGAGGGAtgaaaaagaggcagaaaaggggaaaaaatatgctcacatatttaagaaaatgcaGGATTCCCTTTGAAGTTCCTTTGAAGAATTTCCTGTTAATGGAGTTTGGTATTTCAAATTATGCTGAGAGATCAgatattaaaaacacatttcaacAGTAGCTGCAACCAGAACAGTTGTGCAGAATATTCAGGACTGGGATGTAAAACAGGAGGTACCAACCAGTAACTAAAAGCCAGAAATTATCCCAAAGTTTTCGTATGGTAAAAGTTACATAGATGGCAAAGGCAACAACTGTTGTTCTAACAACAATATAGGTACTATTTCTTCTCAGGAAGCAGAAGCCAATATACAGTTTCTAATTCTGGTGAAAACTTTTTAACATATAGGTGGGAATAAGAAAATTCACTTCTGTGGTGTTTGTATTTTGAGTTAGAAAAACTGGGACCTGTGTACCTGATGGAATAGCAGGAAGGTTTCGGTATAAAGAGCAGTAATGAAAGTTTGAAGGATGCTTGGCTTTGGATTCAGATCCATTttgaagagggagaaggggtAAAGTTCCTATCAGAAGCAGGATGATAAGGAACTCTGCAAAaatgggagagaagaaaaatgtcagaTTTAAAACTGAGAGATGACCTATTGAATATTTTCTGTGCAGATATTGATGAATGTGAGGTCATGCCAAAGCTGTGCAGAAATGGACAATGTATTAACACAATGGGCTCCTTCAGatgcttctgcagagctgaatATACCACTGACATAAGTGGCACATCCTGTAATGGTGAGATTCAGTGTCTCAATCAGCAGTAAATTTTTTGTTGGCTACAACCTCTGTAAACCTTGTAGCAAaccattcttttctcttttctctctttcccctcgTTTCTGTCTTTACCTAATAAGCCCCTTTGTTTCTGTATTTGATTTGGAGAAATCAAGacaggggctctgctggcaaTATTCCTGCAGTACAATGATCCCTGAGCTGTTTCAGCTGTGTCATCACTTTAACTGATTGGTCTCTATTTCCCcacttttttttgttggttaACACATATTAGTAGACCATAGGATGCCAAAAATTAAATAGTTGTTCCTTAGATGAAAATAGTAATGTCACTGTTCACTCTTTCAAGACAGTTTTTCTTGGTAGAGGCAACCCCATATAAACTCCACATCAACATCTTCACAGGGAAAGGAATAGAAATTCTGACCACATGTGAATCAGGGGCTTTTTCCACTAACATTTTCCCCTTAAATGTGGTGCTGTTTAGCAACCATCTTTCTGTCAAGGAAATCAGTACAAGAGATActaatattttctctctttagaCCTTGATGAGTGTTCCCAGTCTCCCAGACCATGCAATTTCATCTGCAAGAACTCAGAAGGCAGCTACCAGTGCTCATGTCCTCGGGGCTATGTCCTTCAGGAAGATGGAAAGACATGTAAAGGTAAAGAAAGTTACACACACtaagtttttaatttcattttaacttgACTTAGAAGGAAGTAGTTTTGAAGTGTGATGGTTTGATGAAATTAAACTCAATGTGCCTCTTCTTTGTTGACTTTTCTTAAGACAACATCTCTTACTTTCAGATCTTGAAGAGTGTCAAACCAAGCAGCACAATTGTCAGTTTCTCTGTGTCAATATCCTTGGAGGCTTCACATGCAAGTGTTCACCTGGTTTTACACAACATCACACAGCTTGTATTGGTAAGAAAAACATTAGTTTTCTTTCATAGTTTCTTTCTGAGAGAACAACATTCTCAACTCTCAGtcatttcttttgctctttctaGAGAGCAATAGTGCCAGGAGTTCAGAGAAGAGGTTTTGAACAGTGACAATTACAGCTAAAGCAAAAAATCAGTCTATCCAGTCTGCCCACTGTTTGTATTTTCTTGGTTAATAAACAGTtgttgaatcatagaatcatagaatggattgggttggaaaagacctccgagatcatcgagtccaacccttggtccaactccagtccacttaccagaccatggcactcagcaccacgtccaatctgcgtttaaaaatctccagggatggtgaatccaccccctctctgggcagcccagagacaccccagcaACTCTCCCGTGCCGTGCCCACCCGAAGCCCTCCCTGGGGCGCTCCGGGATGACTGGGcagactgggagcactgggaagggcCCGGCTCGGCTCCGGCAGCGGCAGCGCTGGGGCGGGAGGAGGGACCCGGGCGGGGAATCCCGTCGGGAAGGAGAAAAAGCCCTGGAAGAGCCGCCCCGAGGGGTCCCCGCCGGGCCGTGGCACTGAAGGAGCCGGACGGGCGGGTGGGGATGGAACGAAATACAGAGAACAGAGGAAAATACAATCAAAGAGCCGCACCGGGGGGTCTGCGCCGCCCGCGCCTGGAAGAGCTGCCCGAGGGACGGGAGGCGCGGGAATAGAATAAActacagagaagagaggaaaataaagagaattaaaagcTTCACGGACGAGTCCCCGCCCCTCCGTGTCACTGAAGAGCCGCCCCGAGGGACGGGCACTGTGGGGTGTCCCCAGGAGGGCTGCGCCGAGAGGGGTGGGAGGCGTGaagggaataaaataaagaaaatcaggaGAATAAAGAACAATCAAAGAGCCGCCCCGCGGGACCCGCCGGGGCCGAGCGGCGGCAGCCGGAGCTGGGAAGCGGCTCCAGCGGCGGCGACGAGCGGAGTGTTCCCAGCCGTGTCCGCTCAGCCCTCGGGCATCGGGGGCGTATCGGAGGGTTGTTCCCAGCCGGGTCCTCCCGCACCGCCCGGGTCCCGCATGTCCCGCTGCCGCCAAGAAACGCCGGGAAATCGCCCCGATGGAATAAAGAAACTTTTCGTCAAGTTTGTGCCCCGTGACCTCCCCGGCCGAGCAGCGGCAGCACCACCAGCCCGGGCAGGGATTGCAGCAGCGGGGGAACTGCTGGAAGGGAATTTGGGGCGGAACGGGGGGTTTGGGGCTTCCCAGGTCAGGTCTGTTCCCTGTTCTGGCTCTGCGGGGGATTTCAAGGTTTGCAAATCCACTTCCCAGGCGGGTCAGGACTAGTTTGGGGCTGAGGATGAGCCCCCAAGCTGGGGAAGCAGCGAAGTCTGTGCCTTGGGCAGTGGGGTCGATAGAGCTGGGACAGCAATAAAAGCCTTGAAAGGAGTTTGCTTTACTGAGAAGACACAGCAAGAGCAGAAATGGTTCCTCATATTTAATTATAGAAACATAATTGTCCTTCCCATTAGTTCGACTACTGCACATAACAGACACACCATCCTATACAAAGTTCAAGTGAAAAAAGCTTCCTGGAGTGAGGGATCCTCCCTGGCTCACCTGAGACCATCTGCGCAGGGAGTGCTGGAGGCACCGGGTCCTGCTGGACTCTGAGGGGTTGGGAATGGTGTTTGGGGACCTATGgtgactaaagccaaaactaccacaatgTCCACCCCACAAAGAAGCGCGCCAGAAGCGGAAGGACTTGCGCCAGAAGCTGTTggctgagcaggaggagctggagcggcAGATGAAGGAACTGCAGACGGCGAACGAGAACAAGCAGAAGGAACTGGAGACCGTGCGAAAGGTGTTTGAGGCACTTTGAGCCAACTCCTCGTGGGCTTGTGACAGCACCAGCACCCTGAGCACGTGGATCTGCAGGCTGAGCCTGCAGTGGTGCTCCAGCATTGAGTGCAGCCCTTTCCAAGGACTGTTCAGCAGGCTCAGGGAACTCACTGGCCCAGCCCTTTCCCCTGTAGTTAGCAGGGTATTATCAAGCTAgtgtggaagaaataaaaagcagcacaaaggagGCCAGCCCTGTGAATGGGGTTTGGCAACTGCAGAGAGTAGTATTTTCAgttacttggggttttttgttttccttttctgtcagaCATGTCTGTCAAATTTGGGGCTTTGCATTAAGATTTTCTTATGTAGTTTTCCAAAGTTATATTATGTGATTTGTGTGGGTGTGGGAACTGTTCTCTTCACACAGATGTAGTTTCCAGTGATATCAATTTAATTTACAAAGATTCCAATGGTGCAAAGTGATTTTATGAGTATGTCTAGGCATAATTTTATTACAGTAGTTTAGAAGAGATTTATAGAGCTGAGGCTCATAGCAATGTTTATATGCATGTTCCCTGTAAATGCTGGATTAACTTCTGAAAGCCTGAAAATTGGGCTAGAAATCAGAAGACAAATCAGAAGACTTGGTGAATATGTTACTTTCCTCGTGGACATTCCTTTAGTCTGAGGACTGGCATGAGACTCCAGGGTGCCTGTGCTGTGACTGCACA from Pithys albifrons albifrons isolate INPA30051 chromosome 20, PitAlb_v1, whole genome shotgun sequence includes these protein-coding regions:
- the LOC139681164 gene encoding fibrillin-2-like isoform X1 yields the protein MCQMAPSSQNLVTRSECCWDGGRGRGNQCKLCPLPGTTQDKKLCPHGPGYTTDGRDIDECEVMPKLCRNGQCINTMGSFRCFCRAEYTTDISGTSCNDLDECSQSPRPCNFICKNSEGSYQCSCPRGYVLQEDGKTCKDLEECQTKQHNCQFLCVNILGGFTCKCSPGFTQHHTACIESNSARSSEKRF